Proteins encoded in a region of the Massilia sp. UMI-21 genome:
- the gatA gene encoding Asp-tRNA(Asn)/Glu-tRNA(Gln) amidotransferase subunit GatA: MHNKTIKELSALLQSKQVSSVELASHYLDRIDASGHNAFLHVDRERTLAQAASADARIADGSAGPLTGVPIAHKDIFVTRGWRTTAGSKMLANYASPFDATVVERFNRAGMVTLGKVNLDEFAMGSASENSSFGAVKNPWDPLAVPGGSSGGSAAAIAARLAPAATATDTGGSIRQPAAFCGVTGIKPTYGRVSRFGMIAFASSLDQGGPIAQTAEDCALLLNDMIGFDERDSTSLTVEQGNVPEDYTRDLNQPLTGLRIGVPKEYFGEGLAADVEQAVRAALDQFVKLGASLVEISLPKTALSIPTYYIIAPAEASSNLSRFDGVRYGHRAAEYKDLQDMYRKTRAEGFGREVQRRIMVGTYVLCHGYYDAYYVQAQKIRRLIADDFQAAFADKCDVIMGPVAPTVAWDLGAKSNDPVANYLADIYTLSTSLAGLPGMSIPVGFGQGEKNAKRPVGLQIIGNYFAEAKLLNIAHQYQQVTDWHTRAPEGV, from the coding sequence ATGCACAACAAGACCATCAAAGAGCTGTCCGCGCTCCTGCAATCGAAGCAGGTCTCGAGCGTCGAACTGGCCAGCCACTATCTCGACCGCATCGACGCCAGCGGCCATAACGCCTTCCTGCACGTGGACCGCGAGCGCACGCTGGCGCAGGCGGCAAGCGCCGACGCCCGCATCGCCGACGGCAGCGCCGGCCCGCTGACCGGGGTGCCGATCGCGCACAAGGATATTTTCGTCACCCGTGGCTGGCGCACCACAGCCGGCTCGAAGATGCTGGCCAATTATGCAAGCCCGTTCGACGCCACCGTGGTCGAGCGCTTCAACCGCGCCGGCATGGTCACGCTGGGCAAGGTCAACCTCGACGAATTCGCGATGGGCTCGGCCAGCGAGAATTCAAGCTTCGGCGCGGTGAAGAACCCCTGGGACCCGCTGGCGGTGCCGGGCGGTTCCTCGGGCGGCTCGGCCGCCGCGATCGCCGCGCGCCTGGCGCCGGCCGCCACCGCGACCGACACCGGCGGCTCGATCCGCCAACCGGCCGCCTTCTGCGGCGTCACCGGCATCAAGCCGACCTACGGCCGCGTCTCGCGCTTCGGCATGATCGCGTTTGCCTCCTCGCTGGACCAGGGCGGCCCGATCGCCCAGACCGCCGAGGACTGCGCCCTGCTGCTCAACGACATGATCGGCTTCGACGAACGCGACTCGACCAGCCTCACCGTCGAACAGGGCAACGTGCCCGAGGACTATACCCGCGACCTGAACCAGCCCCTGACCGGCCTGCGCATCGGCGTGCCGAAGGAGTACTTCGGCGAAGGCCTGGCGGCGGACGTCGAGCAGGCGGTGCGCGCCGCGCTGGACCAGTTCGTGAAACTGGGCGCGAGCCTGGTGGAGATTTCGCTGCCGAAGACCGCGCTGTCGATCCCGACCTACTACATCATCGCCCCGGCCGAAGCCTCGTCGAACCTGTCGCGCTTCGACGGCGTGCGCTACGGCCACCGCGCTGCCGAGTACAAGGATCTGCAAGACATGTACCGCAAGACCCGCGCCGAAGGCTTCGGGCGCGAGGTCCAGCGCCGCATCATGGTCGGCACCTACGTGCTGTGCCACGGCTACTATGACGCCTACTACGTGCAGGCGCAAAAGATCCGCCGCCTGATCGCCGACGACTTCCAGGCCGCCTTTGCCGACAAGTGCGACGTGATCATGGGCCCGGTGGCCCCGACCGTGGCCTGGGACCTGGGTGCGAAGTCGAACGACCCGGTGGCCAACTACCTGGCCGACATCTACACCCTGTCGACCAGCCTGGCCGGTTTGCCGGGCATGTCGATCCCGGTCGGTTTTGGCCAGGGTGAAAAAAACGCCAAGCGTCCGGTCGGCCTGCAGATCATCGGCAACTATTTTGCCGAAGCCAAGCTGCTGAACATCGCGCACCAGTACCAGCAGGTCACCGACTGGCACACCCGCGCCCCCGAAGGCGTTTGA
- the gatC gene encoding Asp-tRNA(Asn)/Glu-tRNA(Gln) amidotransferase subunit GatC, with amino-acid sequence MSLTLSDVKRIANLAQLEMDEAHAQTALAELNGIFALAEQMQAVDTTGVAPLSQPLASIMALPLRLRDDVVTEENRREDYQAPAPKAQDGLYLVPKVIE; translated from the coding sequence ATGTCCCTGACACTTTCAGACGTAAAACGCATCGCCAACCTGGCCCAGCTCGAAATGGATGAAGCCCACGCGCAAACCGCGTTGGCCGAGTTGAACGGCATCTTCGCACTGGCCGAGCAGATGCAGGCGGTGGACACGACCGGCGTTGCGCCCCTGTCGCAGCCGCTGGCCAGCATCATGGCGCTGCCGCTGCGCCTGCGCGACGACGTCGTGACCGAAGAGAACCGCCGCGAGGATTACCAGGCGCCGGCGCCGAAGGCCCAGGACGGCCTGTACCTGGTGCCGAAGGTCATCGAGTAA
- a CDS encoding rod shape-determining protein, which yields MFGFLRSYFSNDLAIDLGTANTLIYVRGLGIVLDEPSVVAIRQEGGPNGKKTIQAVGKEAKQMLGKVPGNIEAIRPMKDGVIADFTVTEQMLKQFIRMVHDSKFFRPSPRIIICVPCGSTQVERRAIRESALGAGASQVYLIEEPMAAAIGAGLPVSDATGSMVVDIGGGTTEVGIISLGGMVYKGSVRVGGDKFDEAIVNYIRRNYGMLIGEQTAEAIKKAIGSAFPGSEVKEMEVKGRNLSEGIPRSFTISSNEILEALTDPLNQIVSAVKNALEQAPPELGADIAEKGMMLTGGGALLRDLDRLLMEETGLPVLVAEDPLTCVVRGSGMALERMDKLGSIFSYE from the coding sequence ATGTTTGGTTTTTTACGCAGCTACTTCTCGAATGACCTGGCGATCGACCTCGGCACCGCCAACACCTTGATTTATGTGCGCGGCCTGGGCATCGTCCTCGACGAGCCCTCGGTGGTCGCGATCCGCCAGGAAGGCGGCCCGAACGGCAAGAAGACGATCCAGGCAGTCGGCAAGGAAGCCAAGCAGATGCTGGGCAAGGTACCGGGCAACATCGAAGCCATTCGTCCGATGAAGGACGGCGTGATCGCCGACTTCACCGTCACCGAGCAGATGCTCAAGCAATTCATCCGCATGGTGCACGACTCGAAGTTCTTCCGTCCGTCGCCGCGCATCATCATCTGCGTGCCCTGCGGTTCGACCCAGGTCGAGCGCCGCGCGATCCGCGAATCGGCGCTGGGAGCGGGGGCCTCGCAGGTCTACCTGATCGAAGAGCCGATGGCGGCCGCGATCGGCGCCGGCCTGCCGGTCTCGGACGCGACCGGCTCGATGGTGGTCGACATCGGCGGCGGCACCACCGAGGTGGGCATCATCTCGCTGGGCGGCATGGTCTACAAGGGCTCGGTGCGCGTCGGCGGCGACAAGTTCGACGAAGCCATCGTCAACTACATCCGCCGCAACTACGGCATGCTGATCGGCGAACAGACCGCCGAAGCGATCAAGAAAGCCATCGGCTCGGCCTTCCCGGGTTCGGAAGTCAAGGAAATGGAAGTCAAGGGCCGCAATTTGTCCGAAGGTATTCCGCGCTCGTTCACCATCTCGAGCAACGAGATCCTGGAAGCCCTGACCGACCCGCTGAACCAGATCGTCTCGGCCGTGAAGAACGCGCTGGAGCAGGCTCCGCCGGAACTCGGCGCCGACATCGCCGAGAAGGGCATGATGCTGACCGGCGGCGGCGCGCTGCTGCGCGACCTGGACCGCCTGCTGATGGAAGAGACCGGCCTGCCGGTGCTGGTGGCCGAAGACCCGCTGACCTGCGTGGTGCGCGGTTCGGGCATGGCGCTCGAGCGCATGGACAAGCTGGGCTCGATCTTCTCGTACGAATAA
- the mreC gene encoding rod shape-determining protein MreC — protein MEYSPPPLFKQGAPARVKAIVFALISVLLLVVDARYHTLGSVRQVAATVLYPLQMAALLPREALGNMAGYFSSISTLQKEVRDLKTQQLAQARILQQAQLQMAENAQLRRLMDARAHLPVQAQMTEILYDARDPSTRRIVVDRGSRDNVVLGLPVIDHAGVVGQVTRVFPFTSEVTLLTDKDQAIPVQVLRSGLRSIAYGRGQSGLLDLRFVVANTDIQVGDVLVTSGLDGMYPAGLAVATVVQVENVAAGAFGRVVCQPLAGINRHRQLLIIMSQSNLPPKPKAAAQIPATTARRKLPDMAPLPPLPLAPNPLPPQAPPAGQGTAAAPANGVSGLPAQPQPAAQQRPAAPAAAVQQGGTTNAR, from the coding sequence ATGGAATACAGTCCTCCGCCGCTTTTCAAACAGGGAGCCCCGGCACGGGTCAAGGCGATCGTCTTCGCCCTGATTTCGGTGCTGCTGCTGGTCGTCGACGCGCGCTACCACACCCTCGGTTCGGTGCGCCAGGTGGCCGCCACCGTCCTGTACCCCCTGCAGATGGCCGCCCTGCTGCCGCGCGAAGCGCTCGGCAACATGGCCGGCTACTTCTCGTCGATCTCCACCCTGCAGAAGGAAGTCCGCGATCTCAAGACCCAGCAGCTGGCGCAGGCCAGGATCCTGCAGCAGGCGCAGCTCCAGATGGCCGAGAACGCCCAGCTGCGGCGCTTGATGGATGCACGCGCCCACCTGCCGGTCCAGGCCCAGATGACCGAGATCCTGTACGACGCGCGCGATCCGTCGACCCGCCGCATCGTGGTCGACCGCGGCTCGCGCGACAATGTCGTGCTGGGCCTGCCGGTGATCGACCATGCCGGCGTGGTCGGCCAGGTCACGCGCGTGTTCCCGTTCACCTCCGAAGTCACGCTGCTCACCGACAAGGACCAGGCGATACCGGTGCAGGTGCTGCGCAGCGGCCTGCGCAGCATCGCCTACGGCCGCGGCCAGTCCGGCCTGCTCGACCTGCGTTTCGTGGTGGCCAACACCGACATCCAGGTCGGCGACGTGCTGGTCACCTCCGGACTGGACGGCATGTATCCGGCCGGCCTGGCGGTGGCCACGGTGGTGCAGGTCGAGAACGTCGCCGCCGGCGCGTTCGGGCGCGTGGTCTGCCAGCCGCTGGCCGGCATCAACCGCCACCGCCAGCTCCTGATCATCATGTCGCAGTCGAACCTGCCGCCCAAGCCGAAGGCGGCAGCGCAGATTCCGGCCACCACCGCGCGCCGCAAGCTGCCGGACATGGCGCCGCTGCCGCCGCTGCCGCTGGCGCCGAATCCGCTGCCGCCGCAGGCGCCGCCGGCGGGGCAGGGCACGGCCGCAGCGCCGGCCAACGGCGTTAGCGGGCTGCCGGCCCAGCCGCAGCCTGCGGCCCAGCAGCGTCCCGCCGCGCCGGCCGCCGCGGTCCAACAGGGAGGCACGACCAATGCCCGGTAA
- the mreD gene encoding rod shape-determining protein MreD: MPGNRPHYILLPVSPLFITFSLVCAFMLNLLPLGRWVGAPDFVALVLVFWGIHQPRKVGIGVAFVMGLLMDVHDASLLGENALAYTLLSYLAIMIHRRVLWFPVMTQAMHVFPLLLLTQAVQAFVHFTASGRFPGLLHFAESVVAVALWPVITWLLLAPQRRAVDRDHTRPI; the protein is encoded by the coding sequence ATGCCCGGTAACCGTCCACATTACATCCTGCTGCCCGTCAGCCCGCTGTTCATCACCTTCAGCCTGGTCTGCGCCTTCATGCTCAACCTGCTGCCGCTCGGCCGCTGGGTGGGTGCGCCCGACTTCGTCGCGCTGGTGCTGGTGTTCTGGGGCATCCACCAGCCGCGCAAGGTCGGCATCGGCGTGGCCTTCGTCATGGGCCTGTTGATGGACGTGCACGACGCCAGCCTGCTGGGCGAGAACGCGCTGGCCTACACGCTGCTGTCCTACCTGGCCATCATGATCCACCGCCGCGTGCTGTGGTTCCCCGTGATGACCCAGGCCATGCACGTGTTCCCGCTGCTGCTGCTGACGCAGGCGGTGCAGGCCTTCGTCCACTTCACGGCCTCGGGCCGCTTTCCGGGCCTGCTGCACTTCGCCGAGAGCGTGGTTGCCGTCGCCCTGTGGCCCGTGATTACCTGGCTGCTGCTGGCGCCCCAGCGCCGCGCCGTCGACCGTGACCATACCCGTCCGATCTGA
- the mrdA gene encoding penicillin-binding protein 2, translating to MTEFKDNDREIHLFRMRLTALVGLVFICFGLLVARFVWLQVLRHDQFALQAEGNRIALVPIVPNRGLIVDRNGVVLARNESGYTLEITPSKLQANMESVIDELSKLVEIDARDRRRFKRLVEESRSFASVPLRTRLSDDEVARFTAQRFRFPGVDVQARLFRQYPLGESASHVIGYIGRINQKEAARLEEDGQDANYNGTEHIGKEGLEKKYESYLHGTTGYEQVERTAGGRAIRTLSRTAPVPGSNLILSVDIELQRVIEEAFGDQRGALVAIEPATGDVLAYVSRPGFDPNLFVDGIDTQSWNELNTSLDRPLMNRPLSGTYPPGSTFKPFMSLAALEMGFRKPSDAIRDPGFYVLGGHRFRDDKPGGHGVVDMYKSVVESCDTYYYQLGNEMGIDNISNFMQQFGFGELTGIDLEHEKTGVRPSKEWKAKRFKTRAASRWQGGDTISISIGQGYNNYTMIQLAHAVANLANDGVVMKPHLVKLIEDGAIKQRAETVPKETRRIALKQENIDFIKRTMVGVTQESNGTGFRAFAGAGYVSAGKTGTAQVIGLRGGKYNANSIDERHRDNALYVAFAPAENPRIALALVVENAGFGAASAAPIARKALDYYLLGKRPAPPKPKEAPVVARPAGSAPAAPIVQAAAVPARSSAPATRKE from the coding sequence GTGACCGAGTTCAAGGACAACGACCGCGAGATCCACCTGTTCCGCATGCGCCTGACGGCGCTGGTGGGTCTTGTCTTCATCTGCTTCGGCCTGCTGGTGGCGCGCTTCGTCTGGCTGCAGGTGCTGCGCCACGACCAGTTCGCACTGCAGGCCGAGGGCAACCGCATCGCGCTGGTGCCCATCGTGCCCAACCGCGGCCTGATCGTGGACCGCAACGGCGTGGTCCTGGCGCGCAACGAATCCGGCTATACGCTCGAGATCACGCCGTCCAAGCTGCAGGCCAACATGGAATCGGTGATCGACGAGCTGTCCAAGCTGGTCGAGATCGACGCGCGCGACCGGCGCCGCTTCAAGCGCCTGGTGGAAGAGTCGCGCAGCTTCGCCAGCGTGCCGCTGCGCACCCGCCTGAGCGACGACGAGGTGGCGCGCTTCACCGCGCAGCGCTTCCGCTTCCCGGGCGTGGATGTGCAGGCGCGCCTGTTCCGCCAGTACCCGCTGGGCGAGAGCGCCTCGCACGTGATCGGCTACATCGGCCGCATCAACCAGAAAGAGGCGGCCCGGCTCGAAGAGGATGGCCAGGATGCCAACTACAACGGCACCGAGCATATCGGCAAGGAAGGCCTGGAGAAGAAGTACGAGAGCTACCTGCACGGCACCACCGGCTATGAGCAGGTCGAGCGTACCGCCGGCGGGCGCGCCATCCGTACGCTGTCGCGTACCGCGCCGGTTCCGGGCAGCAACCTGATCCTGTCGGTCGACATCGAACTGCAAAGGGTGATCGAGGAAGCCTTCGGCGATCAGCGCGGCGCGCTGGTGGCGATCGAGCCCGCCACCGGCGACGTGCTGGCCTATGTCTCGCGCCCCGGCTTCGACCCCAACCTGTTCGTGGACGGCATCGACACCCAGAGCTGGAACGAACTGAACACCTCGCTCGACCGTCCGCTGATGAACCGTCCGCTGTCGGGGACCTATCCGCCGGGCTCTACCTTCAAGCCCTTCATGTCGCTGGCCGCGCTCGAGATGGGCTTTCGCAAGCCATCCGACGCCATCCGCGATCCCGGCTTCTACGTGCTGGGCGGCCACCGCTTCCGCGACGACAAGCCCGGCGGCCACGGCGTGGTCGACATGTACAAGTCGGTGGTCGAATCCTGCGACACCTATTACTACCAGCTCGGCAACGAGATGGGCATCGACAACATCTCGAACTTCATGCAGCAGTTCGGCTTCGGCGAGCTGACCGGCATCGACCTCGAACACGAAAAGACCGGCGTGCGCCCGTCCAAGGAGTGGAAGGCGAAGCGCTTCAAGACCCGCGCCGCCAGCAGGTGGCAAGGCGGCGACACCATCTCGATCTCGATCGGGCAGGGCTACAACAACTACACCATGATCCAGCTGGCCCACGCGGTCGCCAACCTGGCCAACGACGGCGTGGTGATGAAGCCGCACCTGGTCAAGCTGATCGAGGACGGCGCCATCAAGCAGCGTGCCGAGACGGTGCCGAAGGAAACCCGCCGCATCGCGCTCAAGCAGGAAAACATCGACTTCATCAAGCGCACCATGGTCGGCGTGACCCAGGAATCCAACGGCACCGGGTTCCGCGCCTTCGCCGGCGCCGGCTATGTTTCGGCGGGCAAGACCGGTACCGCGCAGGTGATCGGCCTGCGCGGCGGCAAGTACAACGCCAACAGCATCGACGAGCGCCACCGCGACAATGCGCTGTATGTCGCGTTCGCGCCGGCCGAGAATCCGCGCATCGCGCTGGCGCTGGTGGTGGAGAACGCCGGCTTCGGCGCCGCTTCCGCCGCGCCGATCGCGCGCAAGGCGCTCGACTACTACCTGCTGGGCAAGCGTCCGGCGCCGCCCAAGCCGAAGGAGGCGCCAGTCGTCGCCAGGCCGGCGGGCAGCGCCCCCGCCGCGCCGATCGTCCAGGCCGCCGCCGTGCCGGCCAGGTCGTCCGCACCCGCCACCAGAAAGGAATAA
- the rodA gene encoding rod shape-determining protein RodA: MAHIPERRSLRRRLRPYFTVFDWPLGLVLFILMMTSVITMTSAGAEFPDRVEHQIRNFMLAFGIMWIAANVPPQTLMRLAVPIYTLGVTLLIAVALFGIIKKGARRWLYVGVDIQPSEILKIATPLMLAWYFQQRANANTWKTYLVAAALLLIPFALIAKQPDLGTGLMVFASGFYVIFLAGLPWKAIAALAVSGAAALPIAWSMLHDYQRERVMTLIDPTSDPLGKGFHIIQSEIAIGSGGLMGKGYGQGTQGALEFVPEQTTDFVFAVYSEEFGLVGNLFLLFVYLMLIGRGLMIAANAPNTFSRLLAGAITMMFFTYAFVNMGMVIGILPVVGVPLPLMSYGGTAFITLGLGAGILMSIQRHRKLVQT, encoded by the coding sequence ATGGCGCACATTCCAGAACGCCGCTCGCTGCGGCGCCGCCTGCGTCCGTACTTCACCGTGTTCGACTGGCCGCTCGGCCTGGTGCTGTTCATCCTGATGATGACCAGCGTGATCACCATGACCTCGGCCGGCGCCGAATTCCCGGACCGCGTCGAGCACCAGATCCGCAATTTCATGCTGGCCTTCGGCATCATGTGGATCGCGGCCAACGTGCCGCCGCAGACCTTGATGCGGCTCGCCGTGCCGATCTATACGCTCGGGGTCACGCTGCTGATCGCGGTGGCGCTGTTCGGCATCATCAAGAAGGGTGCGCGGCGCTGGCTGTACGTCGGCGTGGATATCCAGCCGTCCGAGATCCTGAAGATCGCGACACCGCTGATGCTGGCCTGGTATTTCCAGCAGCGCGCCAACGCCAACACCTGGAAGACCTATCTGGTGGCCGCGGCGCTGCTCCTGATTCCGTTCGCCCTGATCGCCAAGCAGCCCGACCTCGGCACCGGCCTGATGGTGTTCGCCTCGGGTTTCTACGTGATCTTCCTGGCAGGCCTGCCGTGGAAGGCCATCGCCGCGTTGGCGGTGTCGGGCGCCGCGGCGCTGCCGATCGCTTGGTCGATGCTGCACGACTACCAGCGCGAGCGGGTGATGACCCTGATCGACCCCACCTCCGACCCGCTGGGCAAGGGCTTCCATATCATCCAGTCCGAGATCGCCATCGGCTCCGGCGGCTTGATGGGCAAGGGCTACGGCCAGGGCACGCAAGGCGCGCTGGAATTCGTTCCCGAGCAGACCACCGACTTCGTGTTCGCCGTGTACTCGGAGGAGTTCGGCCTGGTCGGCAACCTGTTCCTGCTGTTCGTCTACCTGATGCTGATCGGCCGTGGCCTGATGATCGCGGCGAACGCGCCGAACACCTTCTCGCGCCTGCTGGCCGGTGCGATCACGATGATGTTCTTTACGTATGCTTTCGTCAACATGGGCATGGTGATCGGTATCCTGCCGGTGGTCGGCGTTCCGCTACCGCTCATGAGCTATGGCGGAACAGCCTTCATCACGCTCGGCCTCGGCGCTGGTATATTGATGAGTATCCAAAGACATCGTAAACTAGTGCAGACGTAA
- a CDS encoding septal ring lytic transglycosylase RlpA family protein: MAVPRKQLATTITAVIALASLATGCSTTDSGERKSLIPLPWKHPKAKVADVPKLPPASSGRGGYYKDDGPGLNPPAGLMDLPDAVVKAEPYAKWANRPYSVFGQTYTPMLHDDPFVQRGVASWYGVKFHGQKTSSGELYDMYKMTAAHPTLPIPSYARVTSLETGKSIVVRINDRGPFHASRIVDVSYTAALKLGLLGKGSHEVELVRLFPDDPIRMASERRSATSEAQSAPPEIAALMLEDRVRTDSAAVAQVTQLVPKLVPRGSFYVQLGAYGRAGTAQAIGERLAGAGVEVGKLEVVKVGAVNRLYGGPFESREHALEAARAVPSSFGLKPIVVKR; the protein is encoded by the coding sequence ATGGCCGTTCCAAGAAAACAACTTGCTACGACCATTACCGCGGTCATTGCACTGGCAAGCCTCGCCACCGGCTGCAGCACCACCGACAGCGGCGAGCGCAAGAGCCTCATCCCGCTGCCCTGGAAGCATCCCAAGGCAAAAGTTGCCGACGTACCCAAGCTGCCGCCGGCCAGTTCCGGCCGCGGCGGCTACTACAAGGACGACGGGCCCGGCCTGAACCCGCCGGCCGGCCTGATGGACCTGCCCGACGCCGTGGTCAAGGCCGAACCCTATGCCAAATGGGCCAACCGCCCGTATTCGGTGTTCGGCCAGACCTACACCCCGATGCTGCACGACGACCCCTTCGTCCAGCGCGGCGTCGCCAGCTGGTACGGGGTCAAGTTCCACGGCCAGAAGACCTCGTCAGGCGAGCTCTACGACATGTACAAGATGACGGCGGCCCATCCGACGCTGCCGATTCCCTCGTATGCGCGCGTGACCAGCCTCGAAACCGGCAAGTCGATCGTGGTGCGCATCAACGACCGCGGGCCCTTCCATGCCAGCCGCATCGTCGACGTCTCCTACACGGCCGCCCTGAAACTGGGCCTGTTGGGCAAGGGCAGCCACGAGGTCGAGCTGGTGCGCCTGTTCCCGGACGACCCCATCCGCATGGCCTCCGAGCGCCGCAGCGCCACCTCCGAAGCGCAGTCGGCGCCGCCCGAGATCGCCGCGCTGATGCTGGAAGACCGGGTGCGCACCGACAGCGCGGCAGTGGCTCAAGTGACGCAGCTCGTCCCCAAGCTGGTGCCGCGCGGCAGCTTCTACGTGCAGCTCGGTGCTTACGGCCGTGCCGGTACGGCGCAAGCCATCGGCGAGCGCCTGGCCGGCGCCGGCGTCGAAGTCGGCAAGCTGGAAGTGGTGAAGGTCGGTGCGGTGAACCGCCTGTATGGCGGGCCGTTCGAGAGCCGCGAGCATGCGCTGGAGGCGGCGCGCGCGGTACCGTCTTCATTCGGCCTGAAGCCGATCGTGGTCAAGCGTTAG
- a CDS encoding SPOR domain-containing protein yields MLKFVFWALLAANAALFAYGQGYLGKVQGGEREPQRLKNQLAPGRMVMLSAAEARAAAEVPAAAPAQAAPPAEPAPPAQAPVVQTIACTQAGAFAAGDARRFETRIARLGLGERVSRTSVPFQEVTSHLVYLPPSGGKEGADRRVAELKDQGVENFFVMQGDSPLRWAVSLGVFKTESAAQGLATALAKRGVRGVRVLPRGPQGTRAAWRLRDLTPEERSRVARIADDFSGVQLSQCK; encoded by the coding sequence TTGTTGAAATTCGTATTCTGGGCCTTGCTGGCGGCGAACGCCGCGCTGTTCGCCTACGGCCAGGGCTACCTCGGCAAGGTCCAGGGCGGCGAGCGCGAGCCGCAGCGCCTGAAGAACCAGCTGGCCCCCGGGCGCATGGTGATGCTCAGCGCGGCCGAGGCGCGCGCGGCGGCCGAGGTCCCGGCAGCGGCGCCTGCGCAAGCCGCGCCGCCGGCGGAACCAGCGCCGCCCGCCCAGGCGCCGGTGGTCCAGACCATCGCCTGCACCCAGGCCGGCGCCTTCGCGGCCGGCGACGCGCGCCGCTTCGAGACCCGCATTGCCCGCCTCGGCCTGGGCGAGCGCGTGTCGCGCACCAGTGTCCCCTTCCAGGAAGTCACCAGCCACCTGGTCTACCTGCCCCCGAGCGGCGGCAAGGAAGGCGCCGACCGCCGCGTGGCCGAACTGAAGGACCAAGGCGTCGAGAACTTCTTCGTGATGCAGGGCGACTCGCCGCTCAGGTGGGCGGTGTCGCTGGGCGTGTTCAAGACCGAGTCGGCCGCGCAGGGCCTGGCCACGGCGCTGGCGAAACGGGGCGTGCGCGGCGTGCGCGTGCTGCCGCGCGGTCCGCAGGGCACGCGCGCGGCCTGGCGCTTGCGCGACCTGACGCCGGAAGAACGGTCGCGCGTGGCGCGGATTGCCGACGATTTTTCGGGCGTCCAGCTCAGCCAGTGCAAGTAA
- a CDS encoding type III pantothenate kinase, translating into MLLLVDAGNTRIKWAIAAPEAAPGAWTLHDAVSHAGLGTAAAAWRRAGVARAIVSNVAGMALRERIAAALPEGAQVEWFAASEQRAGLRNGYRNPAQLGCDRFAAAIGARALAPGQDLIVATCGTATTVDAVTADGRFIGGMILPGLALMAGSLARNTAQLPQVAPGAAPPPLFGDNTDDAIVSGVLSAQAGAIERACAAHGATACIVSGGAAPYISPVLKFAHRVVDNIVLVGLHAAATPSKGEHTC; encoded by the coding sequence ATGCTGCTGCTGGTCGACGCGGGCAATACCCGCATCAAATGGGCGATCGCCGCGCCGGAGGCGGCGCCCGGCGCGTGGACGCTGCATGATGCGGTCTCGCATGCCGGGCTCGGGACTGCGGCCGCGGCCTGGCGCCGCGCCGGCGTGGCGCGCGCCATCGTCTCGAACGTCGCCGGCATGGCCCTGCGCGAGCGCATCGCCGCGGCCCTGCCCGAAGGCGCGCAGGTCGAATGGTTCGCCGCGAGCGAGCAACGCGCCGGACTGCGCAACGGCTACCGCAATCCGGCCCAGCTGGGCTGCGACCGCTTCGCCGCCGCCATTGGCGCCCGTGCGCTGGCGCCCGGCCAGGACCTGATCGTGGCCACCTGCGGCACCGCGACCACGGTCGATGCCGTCACTGCCGACGGCCGCTTCATCGGCGGCATGATCCTGCCCGGGCTGGCGCTGATGGCCGGCTCGCTGGCCCGCAATACGGCCCAGCTGCCGCAGGTGGCGCCTGGTGCGGCGCCTCCTCCGCTGTTCGGCGACAACACCGACGACGCGATCGTCTCGGGGGTCCTGTCGGCCCAGGCCGGCGCGATCGAGCGCGCCTGCGCGGCGCACGGCGCGACTGCCTGCATCGTGTCGGGGGGGGCGGCGCCGTATATCTCGCCGGTGCTCAAGTTTGCGCACCGGGTGGTCGATAACATCGTGCTGGTCGGCCTGCACGCGGCGGCCACCCCATCGAAGGGAGAGCACACTTGTTGA